A single Cupriavidus sp. D39 DNA region contains:
- a CDS encoding ATP-binding protein, translated as MKLRIDTLFGRIALLIAAVLVLSHFSWLAILRMDRRQQQVDYSVDQMMFQFESIQRALAAQPPVKLPSLVEVASEASAAEHTVAAKGRARRLVEQFSQRMPPGTQVRLEEEQTTRIWVKLPHRQDWIAMPALWVVNPPPDNRLLPGVILVVGVAMAVALLIAWQIQRPVRDMAAAAEQLSRQHTVKPLRERGPHELRQLIVRFNRMMADLTRIDQERNTMLAGIAHDLKTPLARLRLRAEMLADPKAAAGVTRDVESMSAIVEQFLTFAQSGEPAARPVPVDRRIGELAASLAEQDKSVEISLMAGEGFRMIATQLDRIVGNLVDNAYAYGAAPVLLSTARQADGWHMVVEDHGEGIPPEAMEKVTLPFVRLDPARGGNAHSGLGLAIVDRLVRQAGGRLVLENRAEGGLRVEMIFPFTALAQAA; from the coding sequence ATGAAACTGCGCATCGATACGTTGTTCGGACGCATCGCGCTGCTTATCGCGGCGGTGCTGGTGCTGAGCCATTTCTCCTGGCTCGCCATTTTGCGCATGGATCGCCGCCAGCAACAGGTGGATTACTCCGTCGATCAGATGATGTTCCAGTTCGAGAGCATCCAGCGCGCGCTCGCCGCGCAGCCACCCGTCAAACTGCCAAGCCTGGTGGAGGTGGCCAGCGAGGCCAGCGCGGCCGAGCACACCGTGGCTGCCAAGGGGCGGGCGCGCCGGCTGGTCGAGCAGTTCTCGCAGCGCATGCCGCCGGGTACCCAGGTGCGGCTCGAGGAAGAACAGACTACGCGCATCTGGGTCAAGCTGCCGCACCGGCAGGACTGGATCGCGATGCCGGCGCTGTGGGTGGTCAACCCGCCGCCCGACAACCGCCTGCTGCCTGGCGTGATCCTGGTGGTCGGCGTGGCCATGGCGGTGGCCTTGCTGATTGCCTGGCAGATCCAGCGTCCGGTGCGCGACATGGCCGCGGCGGCCGAGCAGTTGTCGCGCCAGCACACCGTCAAGCCGCTGCGCGAGCGCGGCCCGCACGAGCTGCGGCAGCTGATCGTGCGCTTCAACCGCATGATGGCCGACCTGACCCGCATCGACCAGGAGCGCAATACGATGCTTGCCGGCATCGCCCACGATCTGAAGACGCCGCTGGCGCGGCTGCGGCTGCGCGCCGAGATGCTGGCCGACCCCAAGGCGGCGGCCGGCGTCACGCGCGATGTCGAGTCGATGTCCGCCATCGTCGAGCAGTTCCTGACCTTTGCCCAGAGCGGCGAACCCGCAGCGCGGCCGGTGCCGGTCGATCGCCGCATCGGCGAGCTGGCCGCCTCGCTGGCTGAGCAGGACAAGTCGGTGGAGATCTCGCTGATGGCGGGCGAGGGCTTCCGCATGATCGCCACCCAGCTCGACCGCATCGTTGGCAACCTGGTCGACAACGCCTATGCCTATGGGGCAGCGCCAGTGCTGCTGAGCACCGCGCGCCAGGCCGATGGCTGGCACATGGTGGTCGAAGACCATGGCGAAGGCATTCCGCCGGAGGCCATGGAAAAGGTCACCCTGCCGTTCGTGCGGCTGGACCCGGCGCGCGGCGGCAACGCGCATTCGGGCCTGGGCCTGGCCATCGTCGACCGGCTGGTGCGCCAGGCGGGCGGCCGGCTCGTGCTGGAGAACCGTGCCGAGGGCGGACTGCGGGTGGAAATGATATTTCCGTTCACGGCGCTGGCGCAGGCGGCCTGA
- a CDS encoding GYD domain-containing protein, which produces MATFVALLNFTDQGIRTVKDTTKRAAAVREMAKKSGIEMKDIYWTLGQYDLVVTFTAPDEATMTAFGLSLGMAGNVRTQTLRAFSMDEMNGILSKMP; this is translated from the coding sequence ATGGCAACTTTTGTCGCCCTCTTAAACTTCACCGACCAGGGAATCCGTACCGTAAAGGACACAACCAAACGCGCCGCGGCCGTTCGAGAAATGGCTAAGAAAAGCGGCATTGAGATGAAAGATATCTACTGGACGCTCGGGCAATACGATCTCGTCGTGACCTTCACCGCGCCCGACGAGGCCACCATGACTGCATTTGGCCTCTCCCTGGGCATGGCAGGCAACGTCCGTACCCAGACGCTGCGAGCCTTCTCCATGGATGAGATGAATGGCATCCTCAGCAAGATGCCGTAA
- the plsY gene encoding glycerol-3-phosphate 1-O-acyltransferase PlsY: MANLISALAAYLIGSISFAVVVSKAMRLPDPHTYGSGNPGATNVLRSGNKKAAILTLIGDALKGWLAVWLAQRFGPAYGVDDTGIALVAVAVFLGHLFPVFFRFAGGKGVATAAGILFAIDPLLGAGTLATWLIVAFFFRYSSLAALVSAIFAPFFYVLMSGVDVIAGAVFVISVLLVVRHRQNIGKLLAGKESRIGEKKKVPGA, from the coding sequence ATGGCCAATCTGATTTCTGCCCTAGCCGCTTACCTGATCGGCTCCATTTCCTTTGCCGTCGTGGTCAGCAAGGCCATGCGCCTGCCCGATCCGCATACCTATGGATCCGGCAATCCCGGCGCGACCAACGTGCTGCGCAGCGGCAACAAGAAAGCCGCCATCCTCACGCTGATCGGCGATGCACTGAAGGGCTGGCTGGCGGTCTGGCTGGCGCAGCGCTTCGGCCCGGCCTACGGCGTCGACGACACGGGCATCGCGCTGGTGGCGGTGGCGGTGTTCCTGGGGCACCTGTTCCCGGTGTTCTTCCGCTTTGCGGGCGGCAAGGGCGTGGCCACCGCGGCCGGCATCCTGTTTGCCATCGACCCGCTGCTGGGCGCGGGCACGCTGGCGACCTGGCTGATCGTCGCCTTCTTCTTCCGCTACTCGTCGCTGGCGGCGCTGGTGTCGGCCATCTTCGCGCCCTTCTTCTATGTGCTGATGTCGGGCGTGGACGTGATCGCCGGCGCGGTCTTCGTGATCAGCGTGCTGCTGGTGGTTCGCCATCGCCAGAATATCGGCAAGCTGCTGGCGGGCAAGGAAAGCCGCATCGGGGAAAAGAAGAAGGTGCCCGGCGCCTGA
- a CDS encoding IS256 family transposase yields the protein MPRKPKAIPRDLPTIPKELIDQFVKGPMTAEAVQDAAMAFKKALIERAMGAELGHHLGYPAGAERPEDATNQRNGSSAKTVLTDTGPLRLAIPRDRDGSFAPILIPKHDRRFTGFDDKIIAMYARGMTVREIQAFLVEQYGTEVSPAFISSVTDAVMEEVTAWQARPLEVMYPVVFFDALRVKMREDGVVRSKAVYLALGVLPDGTRDILGLWIETTEGAKFWMKVFNDLKTRGTQDILIAVTDGLKGMEQALNAVFPSTTLQTCVVHLIRGSLDYASWKDRRVVAAALKPVYTAATVEAAEAALLAFEQSDWGKRYPPIAASWHRAWDRVIPFFAFPPAIRKIIYTTNAIDSINAQLRKIIKTRGHFPSDEAATKLLWLALRNITGKWGSATHDWKAAMNQFAILYEDRFTQPHR from the coding sequence ATGCCACGCAAACCAAAGGCCATACCCAGGGACCTTCCGACCATCCCTAAGGAGCTGATCGATCAGTTCGTTAAAGGTCCGATGACTGCTGAGGCGGTGCAAGACGCCGCCATGGCGTTCAAGAAGGCCCTGATCGAGCGGGCGATGGGCGCGGAGCTGGGCCATCACCTGGGCTACCCGGCGGGTGCCGAGCGCCCCGAGGATGCAACCAACCAGCGCAATGGCTCCAGCGCCAAGACCGTGCTTACGGACACGGGACCCTTGCGGCTGGCGATCCCGCGCGACCGCGACGGCAGCTTCGCGCCCATCCTGATTCCCAAGCACGACCGGCGTTTTACTGGCTTTGACGACAAGATCATCGCCATGTATGCGCGCGGCATGACGGTACGCGAGATCCAGGCGTTCCTGGTCGAGCAGTATGGCACTGAGGTGTCGCCCGCGTTCATCAGCTCGGTAACGGATGCGGTCATGGAGGAAGTCACCGCCTGGCAGGCCCGTCCATTGGAGGTCATGTACCCGGTCGTGTTCTTCGACGCGCTGCGGGTCAAGATGCGCGAGGATGGCGTCGTGCGCAGCAAGGCGGTCTATCTGGCGCTGGGCGTGCTGCCCGATGGCACGCGTGACATCCTGGGCCTGTGGATCGAGACCACCGAAGGGGCAAAGTTCTGGATGAAGGTGTTCAACGACCTGAAGACGCGAGGCACCCAAGACATCCTGATCGCGGTGACCGACGGCTTGAAGGGCATGGAGCAGGCCCTGAACGCGGTGTTCCCGAGCACGACACTGCAGACTTGTGTCGTGCATCTGATACGCGGCAGCCTGGACTACGCGAGCTGGAAGGACCGCCGTGTGGTGGCGGCCGCGCTCAAGCCTGTCTACACGGCTGCCACGGTTGAGGCCGCCGAGGCGGCGCTGTTGGCCTTCGAGCAAAGCGACTGGGGCAAGCGCTACCCACCGATTGCAGCCTCCTGGCATCGCGCCTGGGACCGGGTGATTCCATTCTTTGCGTTCCCGCCGGCCATCCGCAAGATCATCTACACCACGAATGCCATCGATAGCATCAACGCGCAACTGCGTAAGATTATCAAGACCCGCGGGCACTTCCCGAGCGATGAAGCGGCCACCAAACTGCTGTGGCTAGCCTTGCGCAACATCACCGGCAAGTGGGGCAGCGCCACGCACGACTGGAAAGCCGCCATGAACCAGTTCGCGATCCTCTACGAGGATCGCTTCACACAACCCCATCGCTGA
- the xerD gene encoding site-specific tyrosine recombinase XerD has translation MNDIARIDEGDDNNGRDDHDDLDDIEADNDNDTLGAEAEDSPALVADLALVDRFCDALWLEDGLARNTIDAYRRDLALLSRWLHASDTCALLAVDDTALNGYFASRHLETRASSANRRLTVFKRFFQWALREHMITADPCLLLRPAKQPPRFPKTLTEAQVEALLETPDTATPLGLRDRTMLELMYASGLRVSELTQMKTIEIGLNEGVARVVGGKGNKERLVPFGTEAGDWLRRYLAEGRPALLGERACEALFVTQRGEGMTRQAFWHLIKRHARDAEIYAPLSPHTLRHAFATHLLNHGADLRVVQLLLGHADISTTQIYTHVARERLRDLHQHHHPRG, from the coding sequence ATGAACGACATCGCGCGGATTGACGAGGGCGACGATAACAACGGTCGCGACGATCACGACGATCTCGACGACATCGAAGCCGACAACGACAACGACACCCTCGGCGCCGAAGCCGAGGACAGCCCCGCCCTCGTCGCCGACCTGGCCCTCGTCGACCGGTTCTGCGACGCGCTGTGGCTGGAGGACGGCCTGGCGCGCAACACCATCGACGCCTACCGGCGCGACCTGGCGCTGCTGTCGCGCTGGCTGCATGCGTCGGACACCTGCGCGCTGCTGGCGGTGGACGACACCGCCCTCAACGGCTACTTCGCCTCGCGCCACCTGGAGACCCGCGCCTCGTCGGCCAACCGGCGGCTGACAGTGTTCAAGCGCTTTTTCCAGTGGGCGCTGCGTGAACACATGATTACGGCCGATCCCTGCCTGCTGTTGCGCCCGGCCAAGCAGCCCCCGCGCTTTCCCAAGACGCTGACCGAGGCGCAGGTCGAGGCGCTGCTGGAAACACCGGACACCGCCACGCCGCTCGGCCTGCGCGACCGCACCATGCTGGAGCTGATGTATGCCAGCGGCCTGCGCGTGTCCGAGCTCACGCAGATGAAGACCATCGAGATTGGCCTGAACGAGGGCGTGGCCCGCGTGGTGGGCGGCAAGGGCAACAAGGAACGCCTGGTGCCGTTTGGCACGGAGGCCGGCGACTGGCTGCGCCGCTACCTGGCCGAAGGCCGCCCCGCGCTGCTGGGAGAGCGCGCCTGCGAAGCGCTGTTCGTCACCCAGCGCGGCGAGGGCATGACGCGTCAGGCCTTCTGGCACCTGATCAAGCGCCACGCGCGCGATGCCGAGATCTACGCGCCGCTGTCCCCGCATACCTTGCGGCACGCCTTTGCCACCCACCTGCTCAACCACGGCGCCGACCTGCGCGTGGTGCAGTTGCTGCTGGGGCACGCCGATATTTCCACCACGCAGATTTATACGCACGTGGCGCGCGAGCGCCTGCGCGATCTGCACCAGCATCACCATCCGCGCGGCTAG
- a CDS encoding methylated-DNA--[protein]-cysteine S-methyltransferase: MDSIFDAILQAPFGKIGVRTDGEFVREIVYLPESMRLVEPANAVTQRLARQLEAYYADPDARFDIPLAPVGSAFQRRVWQAISSVPRGKVTTYGAVARQIASAPRAVGQACGANFFPLVIPCHRVVDASGIGGFANHDGDGFYLDIKRWLLRHEGVMLA, translated from the coding sequence ATGGACTCCATCTTCGACGCCATCCTCCAAGCCCCTTTCGGCAAGATCGGCGTGCGCACCGACGGCGAATTCGTCCGCGAGATCGTCTACCTGCCCGAGAGCATGCGGCTCGTCGAACCCGCCAACGCGGTCACGCAACGCCTGGCGCGACAGCTCGAGGCCTACTACGCCGATCCGGATGCGCGCTTCGACATCCCGCTGGCGCCGGTCGGCAGCGCGTTCCAGCGCCGGGTCTGGCAAGCGATATCGAGCGTGCCGCGCGGCAAGGTCACCACCTATGGCGCGGTGGCGCGGCAGATCGCCAGCGCGCCGCGCGCGGTCGGGCAGGCGTGCGGTGCGAATTTCTTCCCGCTGGTGATTCCCTGCCATCGCGTGGTTGACGCCAGCGGCATCGGCGGCTTTGCCAACCATGACGGCGATGGCTTCTACCTTGACATCAAACGCTGGTTGCTGCGCCATGAAGGGGTGATGCTCGCATGA
- a CDS encoding ROK family transcriptional regulator, which yields MNSAKGGRGVNSASLRLYNERALLLALRHAGEASKADLARIAQLTNTAVGSIVQTLTEDGLIHVAGRRQDGQRGQPASLIRLQPKGAFGIGVRLDRGSIECVMVDFGGEILASRAHQMVLPHPEQALALVRDDVAALRALLTPAERKRLLGIGVAQPYNLGAWLRELDLQDEASQATFRAWDAVDFAAELSDATGLPVFGENDGTAAAVAELFYGSHHAQSFLYVFVGPAIGGGVALNGDCVRGVSGNAGDIGMMPVQPSLLASAPRTGKRRDILLARASLNALTRHLRHHGVAIDSHADLEAQVRGQHPAVAEWLDDCIDALAPAMQSALAVLDVPLIILDADIDGGLVQALIERLQGELDDGAPEARRPPRVVRGCFGANAGAVGAASLPMFMNFSPRADMLKGASAMIPEANHAIV from the coding sequence ATGAACAGTGCCAAGGGCGGCCGCGGCGTGAATTCCGCCAGTTTGCGGCTGTACAACGAGCGCGCGCTCCTGCTGGCGCTGCGGCATGCCGGAGAAGCGTCCAAGGCGGATCTCGCCCGCATCGCGCAGCTCACCAACACCGCGGTGGGCAGCATCGTGCAGACGCTCACCGAGGATGGCCTGATCCATGTGGCTGGCCGCCGCCAGGACGGGCAGCGCGGCCAGCCGGCCAGCCTGATCCGCCTGCAGCCCAAGGGCGCGTTCGGCATCGGGGTCCGGCTGGATCGCGGCAGCATCGAATGCGTGATGGTGGATTTTGGTGGTGAGATCCTCGCCAGCCGCGCCCACCAGATGGTCCTGCCGCATCCGGAACAAGCGCTGGCGCTGGTGCGCGACGACGTGGCCGCGCTGCGCGCGCTGCTCACGCCGGCCGAGCGCAAGCGCCTGCTCGGCATCGGCGTGGCCCAGCCCTACAACCTCGGCGCCTGGCTGCGCGAGCTGGACCTGCAGGATGAGGCATCGCAGGCCACCTTCCGTGCCTGGGATGCGGTGGACTTCGCCGCCGAGCTGTCGGATGCCACGGGGCTGCCGGTATTTGGCGAGAACGACGGCACCGCCGCCGCCGTGGCCGAGCTGTTCTATGGCAGCCACCACGCGCAGAGTTTCCTCTATGTCTTCGTTGGCCCGGCGATTGGCGGCGGCGTGGCGCTCAACGGCGACTGCGTGCGCGGCGTGTCGGGCAATGCCGGCGATATCGGCATGATGCCGGTGCAGCCGAGCCTGCTTGCCTCGGCGCCGCGCACCGGCAAGCGGCGCGACATCCTGCTGGCGCGCGCCTCGCTCAACGCGCTGACGCGCCACCTGCGCCACCACGGCGTGGCCATCGACAGCCATGCCGACCTGGAGGCGCAGGTGCGCGGCCAGCATCCGGCGGTGGCGGAGTGGCTCGACGACTGCATCGACGCGCTGGCGCCCGCGATGCAATCCGCGCTGGCGGTGCTCGACGTGCCGCTGATCATCCTCGATGCCGATATCGACGGCGGCCTGGTGCAGGCGCTGATCGAGCGCCTGCAGGGCGAACTGGACGACGGCGCGCCCGAGGCACGGCGCCCGCCACGCGTGGTGCGCGGCTGCTTTGGCGCCAACGCCGGCGCGGTCGGCGCCGCGTCGCTGCCGATGTTCATGAATTTCTCGCCGCGGGCCGACATGCTCAAAGGCGCATCCGCCATGATTCCGGAGGCCAACCATGCCATCGTCTGA
- a CDS encoding sugar ABC transporter ATP-binding protein, whose amino-acid sequence MPSSDSSDLSVPLVPAVSPDTSTKAPLLALRNICKTFPGVRALRNVELTAYAGEVHALMGENGAGKSTLMKILSGAYTADPGGECDIDGQRVQIDGPQSARDLGVAVIYQELSLAPNLSVAENIYLGRALQRRGLVARGDMARACAPTLARLGADFSPVASVASLSIAQRQLVEIARAVHFEARILVMDEPTTPLSTHETDRLFALIRQLRGEGMAILYISHRMAEIDELADRVTVLRDGCFVGTLDRAHLSQAALVKMMVGRDLSGFYTKTHGQALERDVMLSVRDVADGRRVKGCSFDLRAGEVLGLAGLVGAGRTELARLVFGAEVRTRGEVLIANPASPGGLVTLPAGGPRQAIDAGIAYLTEDRKLQGLFLDQSVHENINLIVAARDALGLGRLNRPAARRRTTEAIDTLGIRVAHAQVNVGALSGGNQQKVMLSRLLEIQPRVLILDEPTRGVDIGAKSEIYRLINALAESGVAILMISSELPEVVGLCDRVLVMREGALAGEVRPAKSAAETQERIIALATGAAAQPAPAWADAPLPAAGNATSITLH is encoded by the coding sequence ATGCCATCGTCTGATTCGTCTGATTTGTCCGTACCGCTTGTTCCGGCTGTTTCACCCGATACGTCCACCAAGGCGCCGCTGCTGGCGCTGCGCAATATCTGCAAGACCTTCCCCGGCGTGCGCGCGCTGCGCAATGTCGAGCTCACGGCCTACGCCGGCGAGGTCCACGCCCTGATGGGCGAGAACGGCGCGGGCAAGTCGACGCTGATGAAGATCCTGTCCGGCGCCTACACGGCGGACCCCGGCGGCGAATGCGATATCGACGGGCAACGGGTGCAGATCGACGGCCCGCAATCCGCGCGCGACCTCGGCGTCGCGGTGATCTACCAGGAGCTGAGCCTGGCGCCCAACCTGAGCGTGGCCGAGAACATCTACCTGGGCCGCGCCCTGCAGCGCCGCGGGCTAGTGGCGCGTGGCGACATGGCGCGCGCCTGCGCGCCCACGCTGGCCAGGCTCGGCGCGGATTTCTCGCCCGTGGCGAGCGTGGCGAGCCTGTCGATCGCGCAGCGCCAGCTGGTGGAAATCGCGCGGGCCGTGCACTTCGAGGCACGCATCCTGGTGATGGACGAGCCCACCACGCCGCTGTCCACGCACGAGACGGATCGCCTGTTCGCGCTGATCCGCCAGCTGCGGGGCGAAGGCATGGCGATCCTCTATATCAGCCACCGCATGGCCGAGATCGACGAGCTGGCCGATCGCGTGACCGTGCTGCGCGACGGCTGCTTCGTCGGCACGCTGGACCGCGCGCACCTGTCGCAGGCAGCGCTGGTCAAGATGATGGTGGGGCGGGACCTGTCGGGCTTCTATACCAAGACGCACGGCCAGGCGCTGGAGCGCGACGTGATGCTGTCCGTGCGCGATGTGGCCGACGGCCGCCGCGTCAAGGGCTGCAGCTTCGACCTGCGCGCCGGCGAGGTGCTCGGGCTGGCAGGCCTGGTCGGCGCGGGCCGCACGGAGCTGGCGCGGCTGGTGTTTGGCGCAGAAGTGCGCACGCGCGGCGAGGTGCTTATTGCCAACCCGGCGAGCCCCGGCGGGCTGGTCACGCTGCCGGCCGGTGGCCCGCGCCAGGCCATCGATGCCGGCATTGCCTACCTGACCGAGGACCGCAAGCTGCAAGGCCTGTTCCTGGACCAGAGCGTGCACGAGAACATCAACCTGATCGTGGCCGCGCGCGACGCGCTCGGCCTCGGCCGCCTGAACCGGCCCGCCGCGCGCCGCCGCACGACAGAGGCCATCGACACCCTGGGCATCCGCGTGGCGCATGCGCAGGTCAACGTGGGCGCGTTGTCGGGCGGCAACCAGCAGAAGGTGATGCTGTCGCGCTTGCTGGAAATCCAGCCGCGCGTGCTGATCCTGGATGAGCCCACGCGCGGCGTGGACATCGGGGCCAAGTCGGAGATTTACCGGCTGATCAACGCGCTGGCCGAGAGCGGCGTGGCGATCCTGATGATCTCCAGCGAGCTGCCCGAAGTGGTGGGCCTGTGCGACCGCGTGCTGGTCATGCGCGAAGGCGCGCTGGCCGGCGAAGTGCGCCCGGCCAAGAGCGCGGCCGAAACCCAGGAGCGCATCATCGCGCTGGCCACCGGCGCGGCGGCGCAGCCGGCGCCCGCATGGGCCGACGCTCCGCTGCCTGCCGCCGGCAACGCAACCAGCATCACGCTGCATTGA
- a CDS encoding ABC transporter permease subunit yields MHESITRSTAPAPTAGASLPVATLGRLTTQERLRALGMLPVLVLLCIGFTVLTENFAGWQNLSIIAQQASINMVLAAGMTFVILTGGIDLSVGSILSISAVVAMLVSLMPQLGMLSVPAALLCGLLFGIVNGALVAFMKLPPFIVTLGTLTAVRGLARLVGNDSTIYNPDIGFAFIGNGEVLGVPWLVIIAFAVVAVSWFVLRRTVLGLQIYAVGGNAEAARLSGIKVWVVLLFVYAVSGLLAGLGGVMSSARLYAANGLQLGQSYELDAIAAVILGGTSFVGGTGSIVGTLVGALIIAVLSNGLVLLGVSDIWQYIIKGLVIIGAVALDSYRRKGSART; encoded by the coding sequence ATGCATGAATCCATCACCCGTTCCACCGCGCCCGCCCCTACCGCTGGCGCGTCATTGCCGGTCGCCACCCTCGGCCGCCTCACCACCCAGGAGCGACTGCGCGCGCTCGGCATGCTGCCCGTGCTGGTGCTGCTGTGCATCGGCTTCACGGTGCTGACCGAAAACTTCGCCGGCTGGCAGAACCTGTCGATCATCGCGCAGCAAGCCTCCATCAACATGGTGCTGGCCGCGGGCATGACCTTCGTGATCCTGACCGGCGGCATCGATTTGTCGGTGGGCTCCATCCTGTCGATCTCGGCGGTGGTGGCGATGCTGGTGTCGCTGATGCCGCAGCTCGGCATGCTGAGCGTGCCGGCCGCGCTCCTGTGCGGCCTGCTGTTCGGCATCGTCAACGGCGCGTTGGTGGCTTTCATGAAACTGCCGCCGTTCATCGTCACACTGGGCACGCTGACGGCGGTGCGCGGGCTGGCGCGGCTGGTCGGCAACGACAGCACCATCTACAACCCGGATATCGGCTTTGCCTTTATCGGCAACGGCGAAGTGCTGGGCGTGCCCTGGCTGGTGATCATCGCCTTTGCCGTGGTGGCGGTGTCGTGGTTCGTGCTGCGCCGTACCGTGCTGGGTTTGCAGATCTACGCGGTGGGCGGCAATGCCGAGGCGGCGCGGCTGTCCGGCATCAAGGTGTGGGTCGTGCTGCTGTTCGTGTACGCGGTGTCCGGGCTGCTGGCGGGGCTGGGCGGCGTGATGTCTTCCGCGCGCTTGTACGCGGCCAACGGGCTGCAGCTGGGCCAGTCCTACGAACTCGATGCCATTGCCGCGGTCATCCTGGGCGGCACCAGCTTTGTGGGCGGCACCGGCTCCATCGTCGGCACGCTGGTCGGAGCACTGATCATCGCGGTGCTGTCCAACGGGCTGGTGCTGCTGGGCGTGTCCGATATCTGGCAGTACATCATCAAGGGCCTGGTGATCATTGGCGCGGTGGCGCTCGACAGCTATCGCCGCAAGGGCTCGGCGCGCACCTGA
- a CDS encoding ABC transporter substrate-binding protein: MSATSVLCTGAAAQGAPESASAPAAQRPLKKVGVTLGSLGNPYFVALARGAEAAARKINPDAKVTVLSADYDLNKQFSHIDSFIVSKVDLILINAADARAIEPAVKKARKAGIVVVAVDVAAAGADATVQTDNTQAGELACAFLAERLGGRGNLIIQNGPPVSAVLDRVKGCKTVLGKHPGIHVLSDDQDGKGSREGGLNVMQLYLTRFPKVDAVFTINDPQAVGADLAARQLNRRGILIASVDGAPDIEAALKANTLVQASASQDPWAIARTAVEIGVGLMNGKAPASRTVLLPPTLVTRANVNEYKGWAAPR; this comes from the coding sequence ATGAGCGCAACGAGCGTGCTATGCACCGGCGCCGCCGCACAGGGCGCGCCGGAATCCGCATCGGCGCCCGCCGCGCAACGGCCGCTGAAGAAAGTCGGCGTTACGCTCGGCTCGCTCGGCAATCCGTACTTCGTTGCGCTGGCGCGCGGCGCTGAAGCCGCGGCCAGGAAGATCAACCCGGACGCCAAGGTCACGGTGCTGTCCGCCGACTATGACCTCAACAAGCAGTTCTCGCATATCGACAGCTTTATCGTGTCGAAGGTGGACCTGATCCTGATCAACGCGGCCGACGCGCGCGCCATCGAGCCCGCGGTGAAGAAGGCCCGCAAGGCCGGCATCGTGGTGGTGGCGGTGGACGTGGCGGCAGCGGGCGCCGACGCCACGGTGCAGACCGACAACACGCAGGCCGGCGAGCTGGCCTGCGCCTTCCTCGCCGAGCGGCTGGGCGGGCGCGGCAACCTGATCATCCAGAATGGCCCGCCGGTGTCCGCCGTGCTGGATCGCGTGAAGGGCTGCAAGACGGTGTTGGGCAAGCACCCCGGCATCCACGTGCTCTCCGACGACCAGGACGGCAAGGGCTCGCGCGAGGGCGGGCTCAACGTCATGCAGCTTTACCTGACCCGCTTCCCGAAGGTCGACGCGGTCTTCACCATCAACGACCCGCAGGCGGTCGGCGCCGACCTGGCCGCGCGCCAGCTGAACCGGCGCGGCATCCTGATTGCCTCGGTCGACGGCGCGCCCGATATCGAGGCAGCGCTCAAGGCCAACACCCTGGTGCAGGCCTCGGCCAGCCAGGACCCGTGGGCCATTGCGCGCACCGCGGTGGAGATCGGCGTGGGGCTGATGAATGGCAAGGCGCCCGCAAGCCGCACCGTGCTGCTGCCGCCTACACTGGTTACGCGAGCCAATGTGAACGAGTACAAGGGCTGGGCCGCGCCGCGCTAG